In Cryptosporangium aurantiacum, one DNA window encodes the following:
- a CDS encoding LysR family transcriptional regulator has product MELRTIAYFVAVADAGTVSAAADAVRVTQPALSRQLRGLERELGVDLFERAQGRLRLSPAGRALLPHARDLLERADALRVAADLQARGRLARVTIAAPTTTLTDVVSPFLVTLAPNDPVPAVFASDGLTPDDARRRGADLVLTAGRPHPPFASRPLPPLPVWAYVPPGHRWAAERSVTLGALADEDLVVLPPGHPARQAFDAAVLAAGVALPAAVEASNGTVAQALAAAGRGIAVVSDDPRFDLIPLAVVSSGAAPVSVHLSCAWDARHPAAAVLADLAARIERYVVARYGYG; this is encoded by the coding sequence GTGGAGCTCCGCACCATCGCCTACTTCGTCGCGGTCGCGGACGCCGGGACCGTGAGCGCCGCCGCCGACGCGGTACGGGTGACGCAGCCCGCGCTGTCCCGGCAGCTCCGCGGCCTCGAACGCGAACTCGGCGTCGACCTGTTCGAGCGGGCCCAGGGCCGGCTGCGGCTCTCCCCCGCCGGGCGCGCGCTCCTCCCCCACGCCCGCGACCTGCTCGAACGCGCCGACGCGCTGCGCGTCGCCGCGGACCTGCAGGCCCGCGGGCGGCTCGCCCGCGTCACGATCGCCGCGCCCACCACGACGCTGACCGACGTCGTCTCGCCGTTCCTGGTGACGCTCGCCCCGAACGATCCGGTGCCCGCCGTGTTCGCGTCCGACGGCCTTACTCCGGACGACGCCCGGCGGCGCGGCGCCGACCTGGTGCTCACCGCCGGGCGACCGCACCCGCCGTTCGCGTCCCGCCCGCTGCCGCCGCTGCCGGTCTGGGCGTACGTCCCACCCGGACACCGGTGGGCGGCCGAACGCTCGGTGACGCTCGGGGCTCTCGCCGACGAGGACCTCGTCGTGCTGCCGCCCGGGCACCCCGCACGCCAGGCGTTCGACGCCGCGGTGCTGGCCGCGGGTGTCGCGCTACCCGCCGCCGTCGAGGCGAGCAACGGCACGGTCGCGCAGGCACTCGCCGCCGCCGGGCGTGGGATCGCGGTCGTCTCCGACGATCCGCGGTTCGACCTGATACCGCTGGCGGTCGTCTCTTCCGGAGCCGCGCCGGTCAGCGTGCACCTCTCCTGCGCGTGGGACGCCAGGCATCCGGCCGCTGCGGTGCTC